The following are encoded in a window of Gossypium raimondii isolate GPD5lz chromosome 13, ASM2569854v1, whole genome shotgun sequence genomic DNA:
- the LOC105783160 gene encoding transcription factor TCP4, producing MGESNHQAATSSRLGLKHSGGEIVEVQGGHIVRSIGRKDRHSKVCTAKGPRDRRVRLSAHTAIQFYDVQDRLGYDRPSKAVDWLIKKAKSAIDELAELPPWNPQTLTTTTSTTKQNNQQNQNIITAVDNEKPRRTATLMGNQVQILQQQGTGDNPNSNSGFLPSSLVSDEIADTMKSSFPLGASSEAPSSSIQFQNYPPDFLSKTSSHSQDLRLSLQSFPEPVLLHHHHQAAAAQAHQTESVLFSAGTSPLAGFDGSSAGWENHHHHPAEVGRLQRLVAWNNGAAAADTGSGGGGGMGGFLFGNLSAPPLSPAFGQNGQFFFQRGPLQSSNTPLVRAWIDQPIPTTDEYHHHHHQIPQNIHHQPALSGIEFTTSGVFSGFRVPARFQGAQEDQDSIANKLSSASSDSHH from the coding sequence ATGGGAGAAAGCAATCACCAAGCTGCAACATCGTCAAGATTGGGGTTAAAGCATAGTGGAGGCGAGATCGTTGAGGTTCAAGGAGGTCACATTGTTCGGTCAATTGGAAGAAAAGACCGTCACAGCAAAGTTTGCACCGCTAAAGGTCCTCGGGACCGTCGTGTTCGTCTCTCCGCTCACACCGCCATCCAGTTCTACGACGTTCAGGACCGCCTTGGTTACGACCGTCCTAGCAAAGCTGTGGATTGGCTTATCAAAAAAGCCAAATCCGCCATTGACGAGCTCGCTGAACTACCTCCTTGGAACCCACAAACCTTGACAACAACGACTTCAACCACGaaacaaaataatcaacaaaatcaaaacataatcACAGCAGTAGACAATGAAAAGCCCAGAAGAACGGCTACATTAATGGGAAACCAAGTTCAAATTCTTCAGCAACAAGGAACGGGAGATAACCCGAATAGTAATTCGGGTTTTCTTCCATCTTCTTTAGTTTCTGATGAGATTGCAGATACTATGAAGTCTTCTTTTCCATTGGGAGCTTCCAGTGAGGCACCGTCTTCTTCTATTCAGTTTCAGAATTATCCACCGGATTTTTTGTCCAAAACCAGCAGCCACAGTCAAGATCTGCGGCTTTCGCTTCAGTCATTTCCGGAGCCGGTTCTTCTCCACCACCATCACCAAGCTGCTGCAGCTCAGGCACATCAAACTGAATCTGTTTTATTCTCTGCAGGAACCAGCCCTTTAGCTGGTTTTGATGGATCTTCAGCTGGATGGGAAAATCACCACCACCATCCGGCTGAGGTAGGAAGGCTTCAGAGATTGGTTGCCTGGAATAATGGTGCTGCTGCTGCTGATACTGGTAGTGGCGGTGGCGGTGGAATGGGAGGATTTCTCTTTGGCAATCTATCAGCACCGCCACTATCACCAGCTTTTGGCCAAAACGGCCAGTTTTTCTTTCAGAGGGGACCCCTTCAGTCCAGTAACACGCCCTTGGTTCGTGCTTGGATAGACCAGCCAATTCCAACAACCGACGAataccatcatcatcatcatcaaatccCACAAAATATCCATCACCAACCTGCTTTATCTGGCATTGAATTCACCACATCAGGTGTATTCTCTGGATTTCGCGTTCCAGCACGGTTCCAGGGCGCACAAGAGGATCAAGACAGCATCGCAAATAAGCTGTCCTCTGCTTCCTCTGACTCTCACCATTGA